One segment of Stappia sp. 28M-7 DNA contains the following:
- a CDS encoding flavodoxin domain-containing protein, with protein sequence MAHFLVVYATTEGQTRKISEKVAARLRGAGHSVTLVDARAAASLELGSFDAAVLAASLHVGRHQPEMLDFIRRQTVRLERVPTAFISVSLSASSAKAEDIANAREAAEAMFDELDWEPTHLHLAAGAVHDRQMGVLKRWVIHRILRQKGVEMSASGDMEFTDWPALERFVDTFMRETLEAGREFA encoded by the coding sequence ATGGCACACTTCCTCGTGGTCTACGCCACGACCGAGGGACAGACACGCAAGATATCGGAGAAGGTGGCCGCGCGCCTGAGGGGGGCGGGGCACAGCGTCACGCTGGTCGATGCCAGAGCCGCGGCCTCGCTTGAGCTCGGCTCCTTCGATGCGGCCGTGCTTGCCGCCTCGCTGCATGTCGGCCGTCACCAGCCGGAAATGCTCGATTTCATCCGGCGCCAGACTGTGCGGCTGGAGCGGGTGCCGACCGCGTTCATCTCCGTCAGCCTGTCCGCATCGTCCGCCAAGGCGGAAGACATCGCCAATGCCCGCGAGGCGGCCGAGGCGATGTTCGACGAACTCGACTGGGAACCGACGCATCTGCATCTTGCGGCGGGCGCCGTGCACGACCGGCAGATGGGCGTGCTGAAGCGCTGGGTGATCCACCGCATTCTCAGGCAAAAGGGCGTAGAGATGTCCGCGTCCGGCGACATGGAATTCACCGACTGGCCGGCGCTGGAGCGCTTCGTCGACACGTTCATGCGCGAGACGCTGGAGGCGGGCAGGGAATTCGCCTGA
- a CDS encoding LemA family protein: protein MATWIVLALIALIGLYLVYIYNDLVRKRQMVREGWSGIDVQLKRRSDLIPNLVEAVKGYATHERAALEAVTEMRAQAAGLDPADVAGRARAEGMLSQALGRLFAVAEAYPDLKASANFRELQSSLESVEDALQLARRYYNGAVRALNVVVESFPSNLVAGRFGFTQEEYFEIDDPAERAVPKVSF, encoded by the coding sequence ATGGCCACCTGGATCGTGCTCGCCCTGATCGCCCTGATCGGCCTGTACCTCGTCTACATCTACAATGATCTGGTGCGGAAGCGGCAGATGGTACGCGAAGGCTGGAGCGGCATCGACGTCCAGCTCAAGCGCCGCTCCGACCTCATTCCGAACCTCGTCGAGGCGGTGAAGGGCTACGCCACGCACGAGCGGGCGGCGCTGGAGGCGGTCACCGAGATGCGGGCGCAGGCGGCAGGGCTCGATCCGGCGGACGTTGCCGGCCGCGCGCGCGCCGAGGGCATGCTGTCCCAGGCGCTCGGCAGGCTCTTTGCGGTGGCCGAGGCCTATCCGGACCTCAAGGCCAGCGCCAATTTCCGGGAGCTGCAGTCGTCGCTGGAAAGCGTCGAGGATGCGCTGCAACTGGCCCGTCGCTACTACAACGGCGCGGTGCGCGCGCTCAATGTCGTGGTCGAGAGCTTCCCCTCCAACCTGGTGGCCGGCCGGTTCGGCTTCACCCAGGAGGAGTATTTCGAGATCGACGACCCGGCCGAGCGGGCGGTGCCCAAGGTCAGCTTCTAA
- a CDS encoding electron transfer flavoprotein-ubiquinone oxidoreductase, whose amino-acid sequence MSDTETLGERESMEFDVVIVGAGPAGLSAAIRLKQIAEEKGEDLSVVVLEKGSEVGAHILSGAVVDPIGVDKLLPGWREEADTPFKTPVTADHFLVLGPAGSMRLPNIMMPSLMNNHGNYIVSLGNVCRWLAEKAEALGVEIYPGFAAAEVLYDDTGAVVGVATGDMGIGRDGKPNANFTRGMELRGKYVLIAEGVRGSLAKELIAHFDLDANSDVPKFGIGIKELWQVDPSKHRPGLVQHSFGWPLDNRTGGGSFLYHLEDNQVAVGFVVHLNYKNPYLAPFEEFQRFKTHPAIRETFEGGKRIAYGARAITEGGFQSVPKLSFPGGLLIGCSAGFVNVPRIKGSHNAMLSGMLAAEEVMAALGRGEANAELAGYDTAWRESEIGKDLKKVRNVKPLLSRYGTLFGTMLGGLDMWTNELFGFSFFGTVSHGKRDSESLEPAAKHSPIAYPKPDGKVSFDKLSSVFLSNTNHEEDQPIHLKVKDETLQKTSEHDVYAGPSNRYCPAGVYEWIEEGEDAPRFQINAQNCVHCKTCDIKDPNQNITWTVPEGAGGPNYPNM is encoded by the coding sequence ATGAGCGACACGGAGACGCTTGGCGAACGCGAGAGCATGGAGTTCGACGTCGTCATCGTCGGCGCGGGACCGGCCGGACTGTCGGCAGCCATCAGGCTCAAGCAGATCGCCGAGGAGAAGGGCGAAGACCTTTCCGTCGTCGTGCTGGAAAAGGGCTCCGAAGTCGGCGCCCATATCCTTTCGGGCGCGGTGGTGGATCCCATCGGCGTCGACAAGCTGCTGCCGGGCTGGCGCGAGGAGGCGGACACGCCGTTCAAGACGCCGGTGACCGCTGACCACTTCCTGGTGCTGGGCCCCGCAGGCTCCATGCGGCTGCCGAACATCATGATGCCGTCCCTGATGAACAATCACGGGAACTACATCGTCTCGCTCGGCAATGTCTGCCGCTGGCTGGCCGAGAAGGCCGAGGCGCTCGGCGTCGAGATCTATCCCGGCTTTGCCGCGGCCGAAGTGCTTTACGACGACACCGGCGCCGTGGTCGGCGTTGCCACCGGCGACATGGGCATCGGCCGGGACGGCAAGCCCAATGCCAACTTCACCCGCGGCATGGAGCTGCGCGGCAAGTATGTCCTCATCGCCGAGGGCGTGCGCGGATCGCTCGCCAAGGAGCTGATCGCGCATTTCGATCTCGATGCGAATTCCGACGTGCCGAAGTTCGGCATCGGCATCAAGGAGCTGTGGCAGGTCGACCCGTCGAAGCATCGTCCGGGCCTGGTGCAGCACAGCTTCGGCTGGCCGCTCGACAACCGGACCGGCGGAGGCTCGTTCCTCTATCATCTTGAGGACAACCAGGTCGCGGTCGGTTTCGTCGTCCACCTCAACTACAAGAACCCCTACCTCGCCCCGTTCGAGGAGTTCCAGCGGTTCAAGACCCATCCGGCGATCCGCGAGACGTTCGAGGGCGGCAAGCGCATCGCCTATGGCGCACGCGCCATCACCGAGGGCGGCTTCCAGTCGGTGCCCAAGCTCTCCTTCCCCGGCGGCCTGCTGATCGGCTGCTCCGCCGGCTTCGTCAACGTGCCGCGCATCAAGGGCTCTCACAACGCCATGCTCTCGGGCATGCTGGCGGCAGAGGAAGTCATGGCGGCGCTCGGCCGCGGCGAGGCGAATGCCGAGCTTGCCGGCTACGACACGGCCTGGCGGGAAAGCGAGATCGGCAAGGACCTGAAGAAGGTCCGCAACGTCAAGCCGCTGCTGTCGCGCTACGGCACGCTGTTCGGCACCATGCTCGGCGGCCTCGACATGTGGACGAACGAGCTCTTCGGCTTCTCCTTCTTCGGCACCGTCTCGCACGGCAAGCGGGATTCGGAGAGCCTGGAGCCGGCCGCCAAGCACAGCCCGATCGCCTATCCCAAGCCGGACGGAAAGGTGTCCTTCGACAAGCTCTCCTCGGTGTTCCTGTCGAACACCAACCATGAGGAAGACCAGCCGATCCACCTGAAGGTGAAGGACGAGACCCTGCAGAAGACGTCGGAGCACGATGTCTATGCCGGCCCGTCGAACCGCTACTGCCCGGCCGGCGTCTACGAGTGGATCGAGGAAGGCGAGGACGCCCCGCGCTTCCAGATCAACGCGCAGAACTGCGTCCACTGCAAGACGTGCGACATCAAGGACCCGAACCAGAACATCACCTGGACGGTGCCGGAAGGTGCGGGCGGCCCGAACTACCCGAACATGTAA
- a CDS encoding uracil-DNA glycosylase family protein → MDGEGERKVSSALEALLDFYISAGADGWLELDPADAFALSEAPRPSMQAASGRAAPAAMPPAAPAAPARQMPPKSAPPMQPAPAHAPGAPVGGAAVVPGDEVVVAAREAARSAATLDELRDTLARFDGCNLKLTAKSLVFADGPADAKVMFVGEAPGREEDARGLPFVGRSGQLLDRMLEAIGLARGEVYITNVVPWRPPGNRTPSPQETEICKPFILRQIELVQPKVLVFLGGASAKALTGVQDGILRLRGRWLELPLGPAAQGVTIRAMATLHPAYLLRSPVQKRYAWRDFLAIKAALDEASGT, encoded by the coding sequence ATGGATGGCGAGGGCGAGCGCAAGGTGTCCTCGGCGCTCGAGGCGCTGCTCGACTTCTATATCTCCGCGGGAGCCGACGGCTGGCTGGAGCTGGACCCGGCGGACGCCTTCGCCCTATCCGAGGCGCCGCGCCCGTCGATGCAGGCAGCTTCTGGGCGTGCGGCACCGGCCGCAATGCCGCCTGCCGCGCCCGCGGCGCCCGCGCGGCAGATGCCGCCCAAGTCTGCGCCGCCGATGCAGCCGGCGCCCGCTCATGCACCGGGCGCGCCGGTGGGCGGTGCGGCGGTCGTTCCGGGCGATGAAGTGGTGGTTGCCGCCCGCGAGGCGGCGCGTTCGGCAGCGACGCTGGACGAGCTGCGCGACACGCTGGCCCGTTTCGATGGCTGCAACCTGAAGCTCACCGCCAAGTCGCTGGTCTTCGCCGACGGGCCGGCGGATGCGAAGGTGATGTTCGTCGGCGAGGCGCCGGGCCGGGAGGAAGATGCGCGCGGGCTGCCCTTCGTGGGGCGCTCGGGCCAGCTTCTCGACCGGATGCTGGAGGCCATCGGCCTGGCGCGCGGCGAGGTCTACATCACCAATGTCGTGCCCTGGCGCCCGCCGGGCAACCGCACGCCGAGCCCGCAGGAAACCGAGATCTGCAAGCCCTTCATCCTGCGCCAGATCGAACTGGTGCAGCCGAAGGTGCTGGTGTTTTTGGGCGGAGCTTCGGCCAAGGCGCTGACCGGCGTGCAGGACGGCATCCTGCGGCTGCGCGGACGCTGGCTGGAACTGCCGCTGGGGCCGGCCGCGCAAGGGGTGACGATCCGGGCGATGGCAACGCTCCATCCGGCCTACCTGCTGCGCAGTCCGGTGCAAAAGCGCTATGCCTGGCGCGATTTCCTGGCCATCAAGGCCGCGCTGGACGAGGCCTCCGGTACCTGA
- a CDS encoding glycine--tRNA ligase subunit alpha has translation MRPENSFQGLILTLQRFWADQGCVVLQPYDMEVGAGTFHPATTLRSLGPRPWKAAYVQPSRRPTDGRYGENPNRLQHYYQFQVIMKPSPENLQDLYLRSLYAIGLDPALHDVRFVEDDWESPTLGAWGLGWECWCDGMEVSQFTYFQQVAGFECAPVSGELTYGLERLAMYIQGVDNVYDLNYNGREGAEKVTYGDVFLQAEQEYSRHNFEHADTEMLFRHFRDAEEECRRLLDAGAKAREASGAAVHQVVLPAYDQCIKASHAFNLLDARGVISVTERQSYILRVRELAKACGAAFLETEAGGVGYQGGISLAG, from the coding sequence ATGCGGCCCGAAAACTCCTTCCAGGGGTTGATCCTGACGCTTCAGAGGTTCTGGGCCGATCAGGGTTGCGTTGTCCTGCAGCCCTACGACATGGAAGTGGGCGCCGGCACCTTCCACCCGGCGACGACCCTGCGCTCGCTCGGCCCGCGTCCCTGGAAGGCCGCCTATGTGCAGCCCTCGCGCCGCCCGACAGACGGGCGCTACGGCGAGAACCCGAACCGGCTGCAGCACTACTATCAGTTCCAGGTGATCATGAAGCCGTCGCCGGAGAACCTGCAGGACCTCTACCTGCGCTCTCTGTATGCCATCGGCCTCGATCCTGCCCTGCATGACGTGCGCTTCGTCGAGGACGACTGGGAAAGCCCGACGCTGGGCGCCTGGGGCCTCGGCTGGGAGTGCTGGTGCGACGGCATGGAAGTGTCGCAGTTCACCTACTTCCAGCAGGTCGCGGGTTTCGAATGCGCGCCGGTCTCGGGCGAGCTCACTTACGGCCTGGAGCGCCTGGCGATGTACATCCAGGGCGTCGATAACGTCTACGACCTCAACTATAACGGCCGCGAAGGCGCCGAGAAGGTGACCTATGGCGATGTGTTTCTGCAGGCCGAGCAGGAATATTCCCGCCACAACTTCGAACATGCCGACACCGAGATGCTGTTCCGCCACTTCCGCGATGCGGAAGAGGAATGCCGCCGACTGCTCGACGCCGGCGCCAAGGCGCGCGAGGCATCGGGCGCGGCCGTGCACCAGGTGGTGCTGCCGGCCTACGACCAGTGCATCAAGGCGAGCCACGCGTTCAATCTGCTGGATGCGCGCGGCGTCATCTCGGTGACGGAACGCCAGAGCTATATCCTGCGGGTGCGCGAGCTGGCCAAGGCCTGCGGTGCGGCATTCCTGGAGACGGAAGCCGGCGGGGTAGGGTATCAGGGCGGGATTTCGCTCGCAGGTTGA
- a CDS encoding S49 family peptidase — translation MFDSLRKRLPGKWGNVPTTIPVVRLQGAIGMASPLRPGLSLATVAPLLDKAFSFDAPAVALIVNSPGGSPVQSRLIHDRIRQLAGEKKKDVLVFVEDVAASGGYMLAIAGDEIVADENSIVGSIGVVSSGFGFSEAISKLGIERRVHTAGENKAILDPFRPEREEDIVHLKALQQEVHESFIALVRRRRGDVLTDAPDLFTGLFWTGATSRDLGLIDRIGDIRSTLRERFGDKVRVRLVGGPRSLFSRRQGVGVEIGAGLTQGWADEAIGALEQRALWARYGL, via the coding sequence TTGTTCGACAGCCTTCGCAAGCGCCTTCCCGGAAAATGGGGCAATGTCCCCACCACCATCCCGGTGGTGCGCCTTCAAGGGGCGATCGGCATGGCCTCGCCCCTGCGCCCCGGCCTGTCGCTGGCGACCGTCGCGCCGCTCCTCGACAAGGCCTTCTCCTTCGATGCGCCGGCGGTGGCGCTGATCGTCAACTCGCCCGGTGGCTCGCCCGTCCAGTCGCGGCTGATCCACGACCGCATCCGCCAGCTCGCCGGCGAGAAGAAGAAGGACGTTCTCGTCTTCGTCGAGGATGTGGCGGCCTCGGGCGGCTACATGCTGGCGATTGCCGGCGACGAGATCGTCGCCGACGAGAACTCCATCGTCGGCTCCATCGGCGTGGTGTCGTCCGGCTTCGGCTTTTCCGAGGCGATCTCGAAGCTCGGCATCGAGCGACGGGTGCACACGGCCGGTGAGAACAAGGCGATCCTCGATCCGTTCCGCCCGGAGCGCGAGGAGGACATCGTGCATCTGAAGGCGCTGCAGCAGGAAGTGCACGAGAGCTTCATCGCCCTGGTGCGCCGTCGCCGCGGCGACGTGCTTACCGATGCGCCGGACCTGTTCACCGGCCTGTTCTGGACCGGTGCGACCTCGCGCGATCTTGGACTGATCGACCGGATCGGCGATATTCGTTCGACCCTGCGCGAGCGGTTCGGCGACAAGGTGAGAGTGCGGCTGGTCGGCGGACCGCGCTCGCTGTTCTCGCGTCGTCAGGGCGTGGGGGTGGAGATTGGTGCCGGCCTGACGCAAGGCTGGGCGGACGAGGCGATCGGAGCGCTGGAGCAGCGTGCGCTCTGGGCCCGCTACGGACTGTGA